The Streptomyces sp. NBC_01689 genome includes a window with the following:
- a CDS encoding BACON domain-containing protein — translation MMSSSPETSTHTTHTTGAHRAHGAARKRVALSRGAAARTMAQHPPARYEPYLDGLFTYCLSVLCDHDAATVALGDVLALADRRGQRGPDSPDDRRAWLYALARWSCLRGLAEARRRHQATHASGRPATAKGEKEAADRRAAEALAVPVSDEVRTLRQRELALLAWPEAAGTTPEQREALELAVRHQLAAPEVAAVLGMDTTKARELLASAACEVERTRAALAVVETGTCPSVARLTGDSRLVLSAGLRRELVRHVDDCPRCRRTAERAAPGTWPGTSVTPAALPVLQAPRAALHVALAHAPRTRGAAAPRFDRRGFPMDPKDRAARRDRLRARAVTTTVVATVVAAPVLALWAAYRGAPLTGEGADGRPATASEAHGHDGIDGTGGGGYENAGNASTRPGHRFAKSDGTPDVSVEVTSAAGAGSAAGQLSVRATGSGDTTLITLTASGSSPVHWSARSGAPWLYLSRSSGTIAPGETVTVKVYVDQLRQPVGAWSARVAIAPAGAVVTIGGYGNARPSAPGGSGSGQGTGAPTPSGPGSATPSPDPSPTPTGPSPTPTPTDSHPSDPGGSAPPPAGTDDPVPS, via the coding sequence GTGATGAGCAGCAGTCCGGAGACCTCGACACACACCACGCACACCACCGGCGCACACCGGGCGCACGGCGCGGCGCGCAAGCGGGTGGCACTGTCCCGTGGCGCAGCGGCCCGCACGATGGCCCAGCACCCTCCCGCGCGCTACGAGCCCTATCTGGACGGCCTGTTCACCTACTGCCTGTCCGTGCTGTGCGACCACGACGCGGCCACCGTCGCGCTCGGTGACGTCCTCGCCCTCGCCGACCGCCGGGGCCAGCGCGGCCCGGACTCCCCGGACGACCGCCGGGCCTGGCTGTACGCGCTCGCCCGCTGGTCCTGCCTGCGGGGGCTCGCCGAGGCCCGGCGCAGACACCAGGCGACCCACGCCTCCGGGCGCCCCGCGACCGCCAAGGGCGAGAAGGAGGCCGCCGACCGGCGCGCGGCCGAGGCGCTCGCCGTCCCCGTCTCGGACGAGGTCCGGACCCTGCGACAGCGCGAACTCGCCCTGCTGGCCTGGCCGGAGGCCGCCGGGACCACCCCCGAGCAGCGGGAGGCGCTCGAACTCGCCGTCCGCCACCAGCTCGCCGCCCCCGAGGTCGCCGCCGTCCTCGGCATGGACACCACGAAGGCGCGTGAGCTGCTCGCCTCCGCCGCCTGCGAGGTCGAACGCACCCGCGCCGCGCTCGCCGTCGTCGAGACCGGCACCTGCCCGAGCGTCGCCCGCCTCACCGGCGACAGCCGGCTGGTCCTGAGCGCCGGGCTGCGCCGCGAGCTCGTCCGGCACGTCGACGACTGCCCGCGCTGCCGCCGCACGGCCGAGCGCGCCGCGCCCGGTACCTGGCCGGGCACGAGCGTCACGCCCGCCGCGCTCCCCGTCCTGCAGGCCCCGCGCGCCGCCCTGCACGTCGCGCTGGCGCACGCCCCGCGGACCCGGGGCGCCGCCGCGCCGCGCTTCGACCGGCGCGGCTTCCCGATGGACCCCAAGGACCGGGCCGCCCGCCGGGACCGGCTGCGGGCGCGCGCCGTCACCACGACCGTCGTCGCCACCGTCGTCGCCGCGCCTGTGCTCGCCCTCTGGGCGGCCTACCGCGGCGCGCCCCTCACCGGGGAGGGCGCGGACGGGCGCCCGGCCACCGCGAGCGAGGCGCACGGCCACGACGGCATCGACGGCACGGGCGGGGGCGGTTACGAGAACGCGGGCAACGCCAGCACCAGACCCGGCCACCGCTTCGCCAAGAGCGACGGCACGCCCGACGTGTCGGTGGAGGTCACCAGCGCCGCGGGCGCGGGCAGCGCCGCCGGACAGCTCTCCGTGCGGGCCACGGGCAGCGGCGACACCACCCTCATCACCCTGACCGCGTCCGGGAGTTCACCCGTCCACTGGTCCGCGCGCTCCGGAGCGCCCTGGCTCTACCTGAGCCGGTCGTCGGGCACGATCGCCCCCGGGGAGACCGTGACGGTCAAGGTGTACGTCGATCAGCTCCGCCAGCCGGTGGGTGCCTGGAGCGCGCGGGTGGCGATCGCGCCCGCGGGCGCCGTGGTCACCATCGGCGGATACGGGAACGCGCGCCCGTCCGCGCCCGGGGGGTCCGGGTCCGGCCAGGGGACGGGCGCCCCCACGCCGTCCGGCCCCGGCTCGGCGACGCCCTCACCCGACCCGTCGCCGACACCGACCGGCCCGTCCCCGACACCCACCCCCACGGACTCGCACCCGTCGGACCCCGGCGGGTCGGCCCCGCCGCCCGCGGGCACCGACGACCCGGTCCCGTCCTGA
- the radA gene encoding DNA repair protein RadA, producing the protein MAARTKTAKDRPSYRCTECGWQTAKWLGRCPECQAWGTVEEYGAPAVRTTTPGRVTTSAVPIGQVDGRQATARSTGVPELDRVLGGGLVPGAVVLLAGEPGVGKSTLLLDVAAKAASDEHRTLYVTGEESASQVRLRADRIKAIDDHLYLAAETDLAAVLGHLDAVKPSLLILDSVQTVASPEIDGAPGGMAQVREVAGALIRASKERGMSTLLVGHVTKDGAIAGPRLLEHLVDVVLHFEGDRHARLRLVRGVKNRYGTTDEVGCFELHDEGITGLTDPSGLFLTRRAEPVPGTCLTVTLEGRRPLVAEVQALTVDSQIPSPRRTTSGLETSRVSMMLAVLEQRGRISALGKRDIYSATVGGVKLSEPAADLAIALALASAASDTPLPKNLVAIGEVGLAGEVRRVTGVQRRLAEAHRLGFTHALVPSDPGRTPPGMKVLEVADMGEALRVLPRSRRREAPREDEERR; encoded by the coding sequence ATGGCTGCCCGTACGAAAACCGCGAAGGACCGGCCGTCCTACCGCTGCACCGAGTGCGGCTGGCAGACGGCCAAGTGGCTCGGCCGCTGCCCCGAGTGCCAGGCGTGGGGGACGGTCGAGGAGTACGGCGCCCCCGCGGTGCGGACCACCACGCCCGGCCGGGTCACCACCTCCGCGGTCCCCATCGGCCAGGTCGACGGCCGTCAGGCCACCGCGCGCAGCACCGGCGTGCCCGAGCTGGACCGCGTCCTGGGCGGCGGTCTGGTGCCCGGCGCGGTCGTCCTGCTCGCGGGCGAGCCCGGCGTCGGGAAGTCCACCCTCCTCCTGGACGTGGCGGCGAAGGCGGCGAGCGACGAGCACCGCACGCTGTACGTGACGGGTGAGGAGTCCGCGAGCCAGGTCCGGCTGCGCGCCGACCGCATCAAGGCCATCGACGACCACCTCTATCTGGCCGCGGAGACCGACCTCGCCGCCGTCCTCGGCCACCTGGACGCCGTGAAGCCCTCCCTCCTCATCCTCGACTCGGTCCAGACCGTCGCCTCCCCGGAGATCGACGGCGCCCCGGGCGGCATGGCCCAGGTCCGCGAGGTCGCCGGGGCGCTCATCCGCGCCTCCAAGGAGCGCGGCATGTCGACGCTCCTGGTGGGCCATGTCACCAAGGACGGCGCGATCGCCGGCCCCCGCCTGCTGGAACACCTCGTGGACGTGGTCCTGCACTTCGAGGGCGACCGTCACGCACGCCTCAGGCTGGTCCGGGGGGTCAAGAACCGTTACGGGACGACGGACGAGGTCGGCTGCTTCGAACTGCACGACGAGGGCATCACCGGGCTGACCGACCCCTCCGGCCTCTTCCTCACCCGCCGCGCCGAGCCGGTCCCGGGCACCTGTCTGACCGTGACCCTGGAAGGCCGCCGGCCGCTGGTGGCGGAGGTGCAGGCCCTCACGGTCGACTCGCAGATCCCGTCCCCCCGCCGGACGACTTCCGGCCTGGAGACCTCCCGCGTCTCCATGATGCTGGCCGTCCTGGAGCAGCGGGGCCGGATCAGCGCCCTCGGAAAGCGGGACATCTACTCGGCGACGGTCGGCGGCGTGAAGCTCTCCGAGCCGGCCGCGGACCTCGCGATCGCCCTCGCGCTCGCGTCCGCCGCGAGTGACACTCCTCTCCCCAAGAACCTCGTCGCGATCGGCGAGGTGGGCCTCGCCGGGGAGGTCAGACGGGTCACGGGGGTGCAGCGGAGACTGGCCGAGGCCCACCGACTGGGCTTCACCCACGCCCTCGTTCCGAGCGATCCGGGCAGGACTCCACCCGGTATGAAGGTCCTGGAAGTCGCCGACATGGGCGAGGCTCTGCGGGTCCTTCCGCGCTCCCGTCGTCGAGAGGCCCCACGGGAGGACGAGGAGCGCCGGTAG
- the disA gene encoding DNA integrity scanning diadenylate cyclase DisA: MAANDRAAAPGKSGGSSGADGLMRASLSAVAPGTALRDGLERILRGNTGGLIVLGWDKTVESMCTGGFVLDVEFTATRLRELCKLDGGIVIDKDITKILRAGVQLVPDPTIPTEETGTRHRTADRVSKQVGFPVVSVSQSMRLIALYVDGQRRVLEDSAAILSRANQALATLERYKLRLDEVAGTLSALEIEDLVTVRDVSAVAQRLEMVRRIATEIAEYVVELGTDGRLLALQLDELIAGVEPERELVVRDYVPEPTAKRSRTVDEALSELNALAHAELLELPTVARALGYTGSPEALDSAVSPRGFRLLAKVPRLPGAIIDRLVEHFGGLQKLLAASVDDLQAVDGVGEARARSVREGLSRLAESSILERYV, encoded by the coding sequence GTGGCAGCCAACGACCGGGCAGCAGCTCCCGGAAAGTCCGGTGGGAGCTCCGGTGCCGATGGCCTGATGCGCGCCTCGTTGAGCGCTGTGGCACCCGGCACGGCCCTGCGCGACGGGCTCGAACGGATCCTCCGCGGCAACACCGGCGGACTCATCGTGCTCGGCTGGGACAAGACCGTCGAGTCGATGTGCACCGGCGGCTTCGTGCTGGACGTGGAGTTCACCGCGACCCGGCTGCGCGAGCTGTGCAAGCTCGACGGCGGCATCGTGATCGACAAGGACATCACCAAGATCCTCCGGGCCGGCGTCCAGCTGGTGCCGGACCCGACGATCCCGACCGAGGAGACCGGTACGCGGCACCGCACCGCGGACCGGGTGAGCAAGCAGGTCGGCTTCCCCGTCGTCTCGGTCTCCCAGTCGATGCGGTTGATCGCCCTCTACGTCGACGGTCAGCGACGCGTCCTGGAGGACTCCGCCGCGATCCTCTCGCGCGCCAACCAGGCCCTCGCGACCCTGGAGCGCTACAAGCTCCGTCTCGACGAGGTCGCGGGCACGCTCTCCGCGCTGGAGATCGAGGACCTCGTCACCGTCCGGGACGTGTCGGCGGTGGCCCAGCGTCTGGAGATGGTGCGCCGCATCGCGACCGAGATCGCCGAGTACGTGGTGGAGTTGGGCACCGACGGACGTCTGCTCGCCCTCCAGCTCGACGAACTGATCGCGGGCGTCGAACCCGAGCGTGAGCTGGTGGTCCGCGACTACGTGCCCGAGCCGACCGCGAAGCGCTCCCGCACGGTGGACGAGGCGCTCTCCGAGCTGAACGCCCTCGCCCACGCCGAGCTGCTCGAACTGCCCACCGTGGCAAGGGCGCTGGGCTACACCGGCTCCCCCGAGGCGCTCGACTCCGCGGTCTCGCCGCGTGGGTTCCGGCTCCTCGCGAAGGTCCCGCGCCTGCCCGGCGCGATCATCGACCGTCTCGTCGAGCACTTCGGCGGCCTGCAGAAGCTCCTCGCCGCCAGCGTCGACGACCTCCAGGCGGTCGACGGCGTGGGCGAGGCGCGGGCGCGCAGCGTACGCGAGGGGCTCTCGCGGCTGGCGGAGTCGTCGATCCTGGAGCGGTACGTCTGA
- a CDS encoding A/G-specific adenine glycosylase, with protein sequence MTAPTMPTPSPQPTAPGETLHEPVIAWFDEHARDLPWRRPDAGPWGVMVSEFMLQQTPVSRVLPVYEQWVARWPRPADLAKEAPGEAVRAWGRLGYPRRALRLHGAAVAITERHGGDVPTEHAQLLALPGIGEYTAAAVASFAYGQRHAVLDTNVRRVFARAVAGVQYPPNATTAAERKLARALLPESERTASRWAAASMELGALICTAKNESCHRCPIAAQCAWRLAGKPEHDGPPRRGQTYAGTDRQVRGKLLAVLREAVTPVPQSALDRVWEEPVQRARALDGLVADGLVEPLTGGLYRLPLT encoded by the coding sequence ATGACTGCACCCACCATGCCCACACCCAGCCCCCAGCCCACCGCCCCCGGCGAGACCCTGCACGAACCGGTGATCGCCTGGTTCGACGAGCACGCCCGTGACCTTCCCTGGCGCCGCCCCGACGCAGGCCCGTGGGGTGTGATGGTCAGTGAGTTCATGTTGCAGCAGACCCCGGTGAGCCGCGTCCTGCCCGTGTACGAGCAGTGGGTGGCGCGCTGGCCCCGCCCGGCCGACCTGGCCAAGGAGGCGCCGGGCGAAGCGGTCCGCGCCTGGGGCCGGCTCGGCTACCCCCGCCGTGCCCTGCGCCTGCACGGCGCCGCGGTCGCCATAACGGAACGGCACGGCGGCGACGTACCCACGGAGCACGCGCAGCTGCTCGCGCTGCCCGGCATCGGCGAGTACACGGCCGCGGCGGTGGCGTCCTTCGCGTACGGCCAGCGGCACGCCGTGCTGGACACGAACGTGCGCCGGGTCTTCGCCCGGGCCGTGGCCGGCGTCCAGTACCCGCCGAACGCCACCACGGCCGCCGAGCGCAAGCTCGCCCGCGCCCTGCTCCCCGAGAGCGAGCGGACCGCCTCCCGCTGGGCCGCCGCCTCGATGGAACTCGGCGCGCTGATCTGCACGGCGAAGAACGAGAGCTGCCACCGCTGTCCGATCGCCGCCCAGTGCGCCTGGCGGCTGGCGGGCAAGCCGGAGCACGACGGTCCGCCGCGCCGCGGGCAGACGTACGCCGGTACGGACCGTCAGGTGCGCGGCAAGCTGCTCGCCGTGCTGAGGGAGGCCGTCACGCCCGTCCCGCAGTCCGCCCTGGACCGCGTGTGGGAGGAACCGGTGCAGCGCGCCCGGGCCCTGGACGGGCTCGTCGCCGACGGACTCGTCGAACCCCTCACGGGCGGTTTGTATCGGCTGCCCTTGACGTAG
- a CDS encoding SigE family RNA polymerase sigma factor translates to MAHGEVLEFEEYVRTRQDALLRSARRLVPDPVDAQDLLQTALVRTYGRWDGIADKRLADAYLRRVMINTRTEWWRARKLDEVPTEQLPDARVEDSTEQHADRALLMDIMKVLAPKQRSVVVLRHWEQMSTEETAAALGMSAGTVKSTLHRALARLREELESRDQEERGARALEPGKERERCAA, encoded by the coding sequence ATGGCGCACGGCGAGGTGCTCGAATTCGAGGAGTACGTCCGCACCCGGCAGGACGCGCTGCTGCGCAGTGCCCGTCGCCTGGTCCCCGACCCCGTGGACGCCCAGGACCTGCTGCAGACCGCGCTCGTCCGCACCTACGGCCGCTGGGACGGCATCGCCGACAAGCGGCTGGCCGACGCCTACCTGCGCCGCGTGATGATCAACACCCGGACCGAGTGGTGGCGCGCCCGGAAGCTCGACGAGGTCCCCACCGAGCAGCTCCCGGACGCCCGCGTCGAGGACTCCACCGAGCAGCACGCGGACCGCGCGCTCCTCATGGACATCATGAAGGTGCTCGCTCCGAAGCAGCGCAGTGTCGTGGTGCTGCGACACTGGGAGCAGATGTCCACGGAGGAGACGGCCGCCGCGCTCGGCATGTCGGCCGGAACGGTCAAGAGCACGCTGCACCGGGCGCTGGCCCGGCTCCGCGAGGAGCTGGAGAGCCGGGACCAGGAGGAGCGCGGTGCCCGCGCGCTCGAACCGGGTAAGGAGCGGGAGCGTTGCGCGGCCTAG